Genomic segment of Kibdelosporangium phytohabitans:
CGGCCATTGGAACGGCAGCCGCGCGTACGCGGCGACCTTGGACGGCGTGGTCTTCGCGTCCAAGGCCATTTTGACGTTGCCGGGGAACACCGCGACGAACAGCAACGCCGCGAGCAGCGCCCCGAACCGCCTTGTCCTGGGCACGGCGACCAGCAGCGCGGTCCCGAGCTCGCCGGCACCGGACGCGTACGTCCAGGTCCTCGCGTTGCCGGGGAGCTGGCGCGGGATCAGCCGGTCGAACGGCTTCGGCACGAGGAAGTGCAGCGTGCCCATGCCGCCGAGCAGGACGGCCAGGAGGATCGCTCGCCGGGATTCGGTCATGCCGAGGAGGCTACTCGCCAGTAGCCGGACAGGCGTGCCACAACGTGATCCAGCGAACGCCAGCGGTCGGCAACCGCTAGTCTGCGGCACGTTGGCGTCCCACCGGGGAGAGTGCGTAAATGATCAGGAGACTGACGGCCTCCGACCGGCTCACCGACCGGCCGGACCATTCGCTGGTCGGTGTCATCAGGATTCCAGAGGGCACAGTCAGCCCGGTCACGGCGATCGTGCGGCGGGTGATCGGCGCGGTCCTCGCGCTCGTCGCCGCGGTCGTCATCGTGTACATCGACCGGGACGGCTACCGCGACGTCAACGGTGACGGCCTGTCGTTGCTGGACGCGATCTACTACGCCACGGTCTCGCTGTCGACCACCGGATACGGCGACATCACACCGTGGAGCCCGTCGGCGCGGCTGGTCAACGTCCTGGTCATCACGCCGTTGCGCGTGCTGTTCCTGATCGTGCTGGTCGGTACGACCCTCGCGGTGCTCACCGAACGGTCCCGGCAGGCGTTCAAGATCCAAGTATGGAGGAAAAAGGTGCGGGACCACGTTGTGGTGGTCGGCTTCGGCACGAAGGGCCGGTCCGCGGTCAGCGCGGTGCTCACCGACGGCATGAAGCCAGGCCAGATCGTCATAGTCGACACCGACCAGAACTCGCTCGACGCGGCATCCGCGCTCGGCCTGGTCACCGTGCACGGCTCGGGGACACGCTCCGACGTGCTCCGCGTAGCCGGGGTCGATCGGGCACGGGCGGTGGTGGTCGCCGCGAACCGTGACGACTCGGCCGTGCTGATCACGCTGACCGCACGCGAGATGGCGCCGAAGGCACAGATCGTCTCGGCGGTGCGGGAAGCGGAGAACGTGCACCTGCTGCGCCAGTCCGGCGCGGACTCGGTCGTGGTCTCCAGCGAGACGGCGGGCCGCCTGCTGGGCATGGCGACGCACACGCCGAACGTCGTCGACATGGTCGAGGACCTGATCACGCCGGACAGCGGCCTGGCCATCGCCGAACGGGACGTCGAGCCGGACGAGGTCGGCGGCTCGCCGCGGCACATGTCCGAGATCGTGCTGGGCGTGGTCCGCGGCAAGAAGCTGTACCGCGTGGACTCGGTGGAGGCCGACGCGATCGAGGAAGGCGACCGGCTGCTCTACGTCCGCAAGGTGACGCCCCCCGCCGAGAACGAGGAAACCTCGTGAGTGTTTCGGCCGGTTAGAACCGGCCGAAACACTCACGAGGTTTTTCAGACGCTGCGCAGGACGGAGACGACGACGCCGAGGATGGTCGCGTTGTCGCCGTCGATGACTTCGTAGGCGGGGTTGCGCGGCTCCAGGTACGCGTGGCCGTCGCGGCGGCGGTAGACCTTCACCGTCGCCTCCTCGTCGATCATCGCGGCGACGATCTGGCCGGAGTGCGCCTCGGACTGCTGCTTGATCACGACCATGTCGCCGTCGCAGATGGCCGCGTCGATCATGGAGTCACCGCGCACGCGCAGTGCGAAGACGTTGCCGCGGCCGGTCAGGTCGCGTGGCAGCGTCAGCGTGTCGTCGACGTGCTGCTCGGCCGCGATCGGCACACCGGCGGCGATGTCACCGACCACGGGGACGCTCACCGAATCGCCGGAGTCGCCGGTCCGGGACTCGGTGAGGAACGCGCGCACGTCGATCGGCCGGGACACGGACGCGCTGCGCCGCAGGTATCCCTTGTCCTCCAACGCGGCGAGGTGCTTCGACACCGTCGATGTCGACCGCAGGCCGACCGCGTCGCCGATCTCGCGGGTGCTCGGCGAGTAGCCCTCGCGGTTCACGCAGTCCTGGATCGTCGCGAGGATCTGCTGCTGCCGCAGCGGGAGTTCGGCTGCGTCGAGGTGGTCGAAGAGGTCAGTCACCTGCGGAAGCGTACCGGTCAGGTGCACCGGGGACGCGGATGACGCGGCGAACGGCGTTCTGACACCATCGACCCGTGGAGGTTCGCCCGGCCGCGTTCCGTCTGGTCGTCGTCGTTCTGCTCGGAATTCTCGTCAGCCTGACGCTCTGGTCGACCGCGCCAGGTCTGTTCGGGCTGGCCGAGGACGGCCACGGCGTCGCGAAGGTCACCGCGACCGTGAAGAAGGGCGCCGGCTGTTCCGGTGCCGCGAGCGGCGAGATCGTCACGTTCTTCCACGACGGCGAGGAACACCAAGCCACATTGGACGCCTGCGGGCACCGCGCGGGCGAGTCGGTGGACGTCGGCATGCCCGCCGAGCTGAAGGCGGACATGACCGTCCAAGCGGGGCAGGCGGCCACCGGCGAGAGCGACGCGCGCAGGCCGGTGGCTTTCGTGCTGTTCCTCCTGGCTTGTTTCGCAGGCGGCGGCTTTGCCTACCTGTACGGGAAACTCAGCTGACGCTGTTGGCGGGCGCCAGGTACGTGTTGCACTGGAACGTCCGGTTCTTGCGGTAGCCCTGTTCCTGCCACGCGCCGTAGTTCGCCCGTTTGCCGTGGTCACGGGGGCTGTTGGGGTTGTTGTCGTCACCTCGGGTGTAGCCGTCGGCGAGCATGTCGCGCGACACCTGGTCGGTGATCGAGCCCTTGCCGTTCCACGCGCCCGCGAACCACATCCCGCCGAGGCACTGCGCCTGCAACTCCTTGCGGCGCTGCAGTTCCAGCCCGGCGGCCGAGTCGGGGCCGACTTCGTACATCTGGTCGAACACCGCGCCGAGCGAGCCGCTCAACGCCTGGATGTGGTGGCCGTACTCGTGCGCGAACACCGCCAGGTACGCACCGATCTTGGCGCCGTTGGTCTGCGTCTGCAGGCCCTCGAACGGCATGTAGATGGTGGCGTCCGGGCCGCAGTAGAACGCTGCGAAGTTGTCCTTCTCGGTCACCGCGCCGCAGCCCGTCGAGAACCTCTTCCCTTGCGGGAAAACGATCTTCGGCGGTGAGAACGGCAAGTTGGCGCGTTGCATGACCGGCGCCCACGCGTTCTGCAGGCACGGCGCGGCGGCGGTGAAGAACGCCTGCGCCGCGGCTGCCGTGCTCTGCCACCTCGGCAGGTTGCACGTCACCACGTTCGTGCCGTTCTCCCCGGCGAACAACGGGTTGTCCTTCGTCTTGCGCACCGGCACAGGCCCGCGCGGGGTGGTCTGCGTCTGGGTACGCGTCTGCGTCGGCGTGGACCGTCCGGTCGGGGTGCCGTACGTCGTGGTGGTTGTGGTCGTCGTTGGCTGCGTTGTCGTGGTGAACGGGCCGTCCGCGCTTGTCGTGGGCGTCGGGGTGCTGTAGTCGTAGCCGGAGTCGGCCACGCTCTTGGACTTGCTCTTGCCGCCGTCCATGGCCGCGGCGAACCCGATGAACCCGCCAACCACCACCAGCACGCTGATCAACGTGATCGTCACGATCGCGCCCGTGTTGGACTTCGGCCGGTACGGCGGCGGCATGAACCCGTGCCCCGGCGGTGGTCCCATCCTCGGTGGCATCGCGGGAGCGGGCGCGTAGGGCGAGCGCTGCTGGAACTGCGGCGGCGCGGGCAGTGCCCGCGGCGGCGGCGCCACCGGCCGGGGTGGCGGGAACCCTGGCGGCGGCGGGTATCCAGGTCCGTACGGCGGTCGAGTCATCGAAATCCCCAGAAATCAGCTGACACTGTTCGCGGGTGCCAGGTAGGTGTTGCACTGGTAGGTGCGGTTCTTCTCGTACCCGTGCCTCTGCCAGGCGCCGTAGTTCGCCCGTTTGCCGTGGTTACGCGGCGCCTTGGGGTTGTTGTCGTCACCGCGGGTGTAGCCGTCGGCGAGCATGTCGCGCACGACCGCGTCGGTGATCGAGCCCTTGCCGTTCCACGCGGCCGCGAACCACATCCCGCCGAAGCACTGGGCCTGCAACTCCTTGCGGCGCTGGACCTCCAGGCCTGCGGCGGTGTCCGGGCCGAGCTCGTACGACTCGTTGTGCGCGGCTTTGAGCGACCCGCTCATCGCCTGGACGTGGTGGCCGTACTCGTGCGCGAACAGCGCGAGGTAGTTGCCGATCCGGTTGCCGTTCACGCCGGTCTGCAGCCCTTCGAACGGCATGTAGATCGTCACGTCCGGGCTGCAGTAGAAGGCGGCGACGTCCTCTTTGGTCGAGTCGGCGACGCCGCAGCCGCTCTCCCAGCGCTTCCCGCTGGGGAACACGATCTTCGGCCGGGTGAAGGGCAGGTTGGCGCGTTGCAGCACCGGCGCCCACGCGGCCTCCATGCACGGCATCGCGGCGGTGAAGAACGCTTCCGCGGCCTGTGGTGTGCTGCGCCACTGCGGCAGGTTGCACGTCACGGTGTTGGTGCCGTTCTCCCCGGCGAACAGCGGGTTGTCCTTGGTCTTGAGGACCGGCTTCGGCCCGCTGGGTGTGCTGGTTGTCGTCGTTGTCCGGGTGCTCGTCGGCGTGGACCGTGTCGTGGGCGCGGAGGAGGTCTGCCTTGTCGTTGCCGAGGCTGTTTCCGTGTACGACGGTGACGTGGTCGAAGAAGAAGACGGGTAGTCGTAGCCGGAGTCAGCGACGCTGGACGACTTGTTCTTACCGTCGCCGAGCACAGCCAGGACACCGATCAGCCCGCCGACCACGACGAGAACGCTCACCAGGCTGATCGTCACGATCTTGCCGGTGCTGGACTTGCGCCGGTACGGATCCACATGCCACGCGGGCGCCACGGGCACGGGCGCCGGGTAGGGCTGTCGTGGCTGGTACATCGGCGGCGGGGGCAAGGCCCTCGGCGGTGGCGCGACGGGCCGCGGTGGCGGGCCAGGCGGTCGGTAGCCGCCCTGACCTGGTCCGTACGGAGGTCCTGTCACTTTCTTGCCCCCAATTTGTTCGCAACGAGCGTGAGCATAAGCGGGCTCCGCTATCGTCCGCAGGCGTGTTGACGAATTGGGGGGTGGCGGCCGCGGGCCTCGTCGCCACACTGGGGCTGGCCGTGGGGCAACCACCGCCGCCGTCCATTCCGAACATCCCGATCCTCCCGCAGAGCGGCCAGCAACCACCTCCGTCCTCATCGGACGAGCACGGCGGCGGCTTCGACGGCGTGGAGTTCCCGACCCGCACGCAACTCCAGCTCAAAGTGGAGCGTGACGGCGTGCTGACGGTCGAGGAGACGATCACCGTCAAGTCGGGCGACAAGCTCAACCGCCGTTCGCCGTTGCGGATCAAGGCCGGTGACAACCGCGACCGCGTCTTCGTGGTGCGCGACCCGAGGCTGGCGGGCAACGGATCCGCGCAGGCGACCGCGGACGAGTTCACCGTCTCGGTCGGTGAAGGCAAGTCCGTGCTGCGCTACCAGGTGGAAGGCGCGGTCGTCGACCAGGGCGACCGCCAGGAGGTCCGCTGGCAGCTCGCGGCCGGGTGGGACCGCAAGATCGGTCTGCTTCGCGCCACGTTCATCGCGCCGGAGATGGCGATCTCGGTGCGCTGCAACGGCGGCCCGTACGGCACTGAGGAACCGTGCGACCACGCCAAGACCGACAACGGCGGCGTCACCCGCGTCGACATGCAGAACCTGAACGCCAACGACCGCGTGGACCTCGCCGTCGGCCTGCCCGCGGGCACAGTGCCCGCCAACGCCAGGTTCGCGGAGCCCGAGTCGGCGGGCGGGCCGTTCGCGCTCACCGCGTTCTCCGGCTTCGGACTGCTCGGGCTCAGTGTCCTGCTGCTCGGCGGTGTCGCGTTGTTGTTGGTGGCACGTGGCAGGGACGCCAAGGTGCTCGCGACCGACGCCGGACCGGTCGACGTGCTCGTGCACGACAGCAACGGCGTCGCCTTCGCTTCACCCGATGGTGTACTTCCCGGGCAGATCGGCACAGTCACCGACGAACGGGTCGACCCGGTCGACATCACCGCGACCGTCCTCGACCTCGCGGTCCGCAACTACCTGTGGATCCAGCAGATCGGTGACGACGACTGGCAGATCACGCGCCGCAACCCGGCCGACGACTCGCTCACCGGCTACGAACGCGCCGTCTACGACGCTGTCGCCGAGCAGGGCACGACCGTGTCCACGCTGAACGTCGACAAGGCCAAGATCGGCGAAGCGCTCTACGCGGACGTCGTCGAACGCGAATGGTTCAAGCGCCGCCCGGACCGCGACCGCAGCCGCTGGCTGTGGCTCGGCGTCGGCCTCGCCGCCGTCGGTGCGGCCCTGACAGCAGTGCTCGCGGTGACGGTCGGCAACGCGCTGCTCGGCCTGGCGGTGGTGCTGGCTGGGATCGCGCTTGCTCTCGGTGCACGGCTGATGCCCGCGCGTACCCAGCGCGGCAGCGCGCTGCTGGCCCAGGTGCGCGGCCTGCGCGGCTACCTGCGGTCGACCGACCCGGCGTCGATCCCGGACAACGACCGTGAGCTGGTGTTTTCCCGGTCGCTGCCGTACGCGGTCGTGCTCGGCGAGTCGCCGAGGTGGCTGGAGGCGTTCGGCTCGCCGGACGAGCTCTACTGGTTCAGCGGTGGGCGAAACCTGCCAGGGTTCATCGCAGCGATGGACCGCGCGCTCGCCAAGTAGGCTCGTGCCATGGCTGCACCCGACCTGCACACGTTCACTCTCCCGAACGGTTTGCGTGTGGTGCTCGCGCCGGACACCACATCACCGGTGGTCGGCGTCAGCGTGCACTACGACGTGGGCTTCCGATCCGAACCAGAGGGCCGAACCGGCTTCGCGCACCTCTTCGAGCACCTGATGTTCCAGGGCAGCGAGAGCCTGGAGAAGCTGGCGCACTTCCGGCACGTCCAGTCGTCCGGCGGCACGTTCAACGGCTCGACGCACCCGGACTACACCGACTACTTCGAGGTGCTGCCGTCCGCCGCGCTCGAGCGGGCGCTGTTCCTCGAAGCGGACCGGATGCGCGCGCCCAAGCTGACCCAGGAGAACCTCCGCAACCAGATCGACGTGGTGAAGGAGGAGATCCGCCTGAACGTGCTGAACCGGCCGTACGGCGGATTCCCCTGGATCCTGCTGCCGCCGGTGCTGTACAAGACGTTCCCGAACGCGCACAACGGGTACGGCGACTTCACCGACCTCGAGCAGGCCAGCCTCGACGACTGCGCCGCCTTCTTCGACACGTACTACGCGCCCGGCAACGCCGTGCTCACCGTCGCCGGTGACTTCACCGTCGAGCAGGCCCGTGACCTGGTCGAGCGGCACTTCGGTGACGTGCCCGCACGCGAGACGGCGCAACGCCCGTCGTTCGCCGAACCACCGCCGCAGGGCGAGGTGCGCGGCGAGCACCAGGACCCGCACGCGCCGCTGCCCGCGCTGGCCGTCGGCTACCGGATGCCGGACCCGATCAACGACCTGGACGCCTACCTGGCGCACCTGGTGCTCGCGTCGGTGCTGACCGAGGGCGACGGTTCCCGGCTGCAGCAGCGCATGGTCCACAAGGAAGCGCTGGTCACCGACATCAACGCCGGTGCCGGGCTGTTCGGCCCGTTCGAGGCGCGTGACCCGGACACGTTCTCCATCACCGCGATGTACTCGCCGGAGGTGAAGGTCGACCGCGTGCTCGGCGCGCTGGACGAGGAGCTCGAGCTGCTGGCGGGCACCGCCCCGTCAGAGCAGGAGCTGGCGAAGGTCACCGCGCGCTGGGTTTCCAGCCTGCACAAGGAGCACGACCGCATCGTGTCGCGCACGCTCGGCCTCGGCAGCTTCCAGCTGCTGTACGGCGACGCGGGGCTGGTCCACCAGCTGCCCGACCGGATCGCGGCCGTCACGCCGCAGGACGTCTCGGCCGCGGCCAAGCTGCTGCGCCCGGACTCGCGTGCCGTACTGCAGGTTTTCCCGGCCGGAGGTGCCGAATGAGCGTCGAGACCCGCAAGAGGGACCAGCACCGGTCGGCCGAGGAGATCGGCCGTACCGAGCGCGGCCCGCGCCCGCTGCCGCCGCTGGGCGAGCAGCGCGCCGCGACCGGTTTGTCCCATGTGGACACCACACTGGCCAACGGCCTGCGCGTGATCGTGGTCAAGCAGTCCACCGTGCCGATGGTGGAGCTGCGGCTGCGGATCCCGTTCGCGGACACCGACCTGATGCACGCGGCCAAGGCCGAGGTGCTCGCGTCGGCGTTCCTGTCCGGCACCGCGCGCCGTGACCGCGTCGCCGTCGACACCGACCTGGCGCTCGTCGGCGGCGAGCTGGACGCGTCGGTCGACCCGGAGCGGCTCAGCATCGCGGGCAACTCGCTGGCCAGCGGCCTGGACACGTTGCTCGACGTGCTCAGCGACGCGCTGACCGCCGCGTCGTACGCCGACGAGGAGGTCGCCAGGGAGAAGGCGCGGCTGGTCGAGCGGATCGCGATGGCGAAGTCGCAGCCGAGCGTGATCGCCAGGCAGGCGCTGCAGAAGCACCGCTACGGCGACCACCCGGCCACCCGGGAGATGCCGGAGGCCGAGGACGTCGCCAAGGTGACCTCCGGCGAGGTCCGCGCGCTGCACAAGGACTTCGTGCTGCCACGCGGGTCCGTGCTCGTCCTGGTCGGTGACGTCGAGCTGGACGCGGCCGTCGCGGCGCTCGAGTCCGCGCTCGGCGGCTGGACGGCCGACGGCACCGCGACCGAACTGCCCGAGCTGCCCGTTGTTCCCGGCGGCGACCTGCTGTTCGTGCCGCGCACCGGTGCTGTGCAGTCGCAGTTCCGGCTGAGCACGCAGGCGATCACCCGGACCGACCCGCGCTACCCGGCGCTGCAGCTGGCGAACCTGGCGTTCGGCGGGTTCTTCTCGTCCCGCCTGGTCGAGAACGTCCGCGAGGACAAGGGGTACACGTACCACGCCCGGTCCTACCTGGAGTTCACGCCGGGCAGCGCGACCCTGCTGATCGACACCGACACGGCCAGCGAGGTCACCGCCAGCGCACTGCTGGAGATCCGCTACGAGCTGGCCCGGATCGTCCTGTCGCCGCCGACGGAGACCGAAGTGGACACGGTCAGGCAGTACGCGATCGGGCAGCTGCTCACCGCGACCGCGTCGCAGTCGGGCCTGGCGTCCCAGCTGATCGGCCTCGCCTCGCAGGGGCTCGGCGTCGACTGGCTGGTGTCGTACCCCGGCAAGCTCAAGGACGTCACCATCGACCAGATCGCCGAGGCGGCACGGGACTTCTTCGCGCCGGTCAACTGGACCGGTGTGATCGTCGGCGACTCGGCCCAGTTCGAGAACGTGCGCCTGCTGGGTGACGTGAAGCAGTGACGTTCCAGCTCGACGAGGTCCCCCTCCTCTCGCGCTCCACGGTGGAGCGTGAGGAGGGGTTGCGGGTGGACGCCGCCAAGCAGGTGGAGCTCTGGCGGGACGGCCGGGTCCTGACGGTGGACAAGTACGGCCGCACGCCGATCCGCTCCGGCGGAACGGAACTGGTCTACGAGGACGCCACGGGCGCCGAGCCGCCCGCCGACGTGGTCCTGCTCGGCGAGGAGAAGGGCACCGGCTACTGGGCCAAGCTCGTCTCGTCGCCCGGCCAGCAACCGGCGATGGACTGGCGGACCTGGCAGGACATCGGCAAAGCCGACGGCGAGCACTGGCTCGACCTGCGAGCCGCCGGGTCCTTCCTGGACGCGACGTCGGCCGGTCTCTTCACGACGGCGGTGGCTTTGCTGTCGTGGCACCGGCGCGCCAAGTTCTGCGCGAACTGCGGTGCGGCGGTGGACCGGGTCAAGGCGGGCTGGGCGACGCAGTGCCCGAACTGCGGTCGTGAGGAATACCCGCGGACCGACCCGGCCGTGATCTGCCTCGTGCACGACCGGGACGGCGCGGACGGGTCGCAGGTCCTGCTCGCCAGGCAACCGGTCTGGCCGAAGGGCCGGTACTCGGTGCTCGCCGGGTTCGTCGAGGCAGGCGAGTCGCTCGAAGCCTGCGTGGCCAGGGAGATCTGCGAGGAGGTCGGTGTCGACGTCGCCGACATCCGGTACCTGGGCAGCCAGCCGTGGCCGTTCCCGCGTTCCTTGATGCTCGGGTTCGCGGCCAGTGCCGACGCCTCGCAGCCGACCCGGCTCGCCGACGGCGAGATCGAGGAGGCGTACTGGGTTTCCCGTGACGTGCTGCGGGAAGCCATCGCCGCGGAGCGGGAAGGCCGGGAGTTCTGGCTGGGGCTGCCCGGTCCGACCTCGATCGCCCGCCGGATGCTGGAGTCCTGGGCCGCTGTCTAGTAGCTGACCGGCCGGCCGGCGCCGTGCCAGGCGTCGGCCGGTTGCGGTCACGCCGATGACCAGGCGCTCCGGCGCGTCACGGTGATCAGGATGAACGGTCCCGCGGGCGGGGTGGCCTGGTACTGCGGGTATTTCCCGACCAGCCAGGCCAGCGCCTCGGTCGACTCGGTGATCCGCGCGGTGCCGTCGACCCGGATCCACCACAGCCGAGACCAGTCCTCGGAGTACTCGTCGACCAGCAACGACACCTGCGGGTTGGCCCGGATGTTGCGCAGCCGCTTGAGGTCACGGGTCGACTTCGGCTTGTGGTCGACGGCGATGACGATCGTGTCGTCCCTGGCGGCGAAGGTCACGGGCACGACGTGCGGCTGACCGTTCTCGTCGACCGTCGCCAACCGGGCGACGCGAGCGTCATCGAGTCGCACGAACCGCGGCTTCGACGAGTTCGTCCGGAGTGGCGCCGATGTCCAGCACCACGCCCCGCTCGTCGGGGCGTAGCGGCTCGAGGTCGGCGATCTGCGAATCCAGCAGCGCGGCGGGCATGAAATGGCCCGTGCGCCCCGCGAGCCGCTCGGCGATCAGCGCACGCGGGCCGTCGAGGTGCACGAAGCACACGTCACCGCCGGTCCGCAGCACATCGCGGTACTTGTACTTCAGGGCCGAGGACGTCACCACGCCACCGCTGCCCTGGTGGTCGCGGATCCAGACCGCGATCGATTCCAGCCACGGCCAGCGGTCCTCGTCGGTCAGCGGCGTGCCGGCGGACATCTTCGCGATGTTCGCGGGCGGGTGGAACTCGTCGGCCTCGGCGTAGTCCACCCCGAGCCGGTTCGCCAGCCCACGTCCGACCGTCGTCTTGCCGGAGCCGGAGACACCCATCACCACGATGACCACGGCCCAAGCGTAGACGGCGGCGGACCACACCGGGACTTCACTACAATGGTGGGCAAGCCGAGAGTCGGGGGACTGATTGGTCACGTTGGTTGCGTTGAAGTGGCGGCGTGTGGCGCCGCGGTGGGCCATGTTGGCGCTGTTCGGGTGCCTTGCGGTGCTCGGTGCCCTGTTCGCGCTGATCGTGCTGGCCGACTCGCTGAAAGGCGGGGACGAGACCCACTGGGTCGCCGTCTTCGTCCTGCTGGCGTGGACGACGGCAGCGGTGCGCCTGTACCGGATGGACCTCTACGTGAGCGCCGAGGGCATCCGCAAGCGGGGGTTGCTGCGCCAGACGACGTGGTCGTGGCCGGCGATCGCCGGTTTCGAGATCAAGCCGATGGCGAAGCTGAAGCTGCTGGGCGGCGACGCGGTCTGGATCCGACTGGCCAACGGCGCCTGGATCGAGACGACACTGCACCACGCGGAGTCCCTGCCCGCGGTCCGCGGCATGTTCATGGCCGAGCACGAACTGCACGAGATCGTCCACCAGTTGCAGGGCGCGCTGACCCGTTCCCGCAATTCGCCGCGGGTCCGCAACGCCCAGTAGCGCGCATTCCTGTCAGTGCGTGGTTGACATTGTGTTCAGCCGCCGTTCGGCGGCTGGATATCGGTGGAAAAGCCGCAACAATGTCCGCATGTTCAGGTGGCGGCGCGTGGGTGGAACGTCTCCCGCGGTATTCATGTCCTTTGTCGTGATGGCAATCGGCGCCGGGCTTCTTCTCACGTTCGGCTACCTGGTGATCACCGGTGACGGTGAGTTCCGCGGTCCCGGCCTCCTGACGGCCCTCGTCCTCATGGCGTGGACGGCGATTGCCTTCCGGGCCTGGCGGACAGGCCTGTTCAGCAGCGCCGCGGGCATCCGGAACCGGTCAGTCCTGCGGACCAGGACCGTTTCCTGGCATGACATCAACCGGTTCGAGACGCGGCTGATGACCAAGGGAATCGGCAGCGCGTACGCGAAGCTGTTGCGGGCGCACGTGATCTGTCTCGTGCTCGCCGACGGCTCGGTGCTCGAGACGAGCTTCGTCCACCAGGCCAGGAAGGATTTGCTTCCGGACAGCGGCGCCAAGGCCGCCGTGATCAACGCGCAACTGGCGTTCGCCGAGCGAACCGGCTTGGTCACCAGCGAGGTCCGGGCACAGGAAGCGCTGCGGGAATTGCGGGAGACGCACAAATCCGCGACCAGTGGAATAGTGCCCCCGGTGTGATCAGCGGGGAACCACAGGTGCGTCCGCGGGCAGCCCGAACGCCGCCCGCGCCTCGGGTGCCGGATCCGGGCCGTGACCCGCTGACCGCTGGACTTGCTCGTACCCGGCCGCACTGAACATGCGTTTCAGCGCCGCGCTGTTCCCGGCGCCGTCCGGCGGTAGTTCGACGTCACGCACGCGATACCCGTCCGGGCTGGCAGCGAGCGTCACGACCAGCGCACCGCTGAACCCGCTGCCGTGCACCAGTTTGCCGTCCCGGTGGGCGTACTCCGAGCAACTGGCGAGCAGACCGAACCGGACGTCGTCACCGTCGCGCCGCGTCTCCACCGGTCGTTCGGCACAGAACCAGCGCCCACCCGCCGTGCCCGGCCACACGACCTTCCGGTTCACGGGCAGGTCGGCGTGCACGACCGGAGCGACCGCTCGCAGCAGCTCCTGGTCGAGCTCCGGCGCTGCCGGTTCCGGCACCAGCATCGGCACGGCGACCGCCGCGCCGGCGACCAGGAGCCCGCCGATCGCGATCCACGTTCGCACGGCGACTCCCCAGACAGTTCCGGCCGGACAATCACCAGGACGCGGCCGGGCGACGGAGGTTGCCTACGGGTCGACCCGATCCATTCCCGTGCCGTCCCACGTCGTCTGCGTGCACGCCACCCCACGGCCGTTGCGCGGCCGGAGGACGTCGTAGATGTGCATGCGCGGGATCTTGT
This window contains:
- a CDS encoding DUF2207 domain-containing protein, which translates into the protein MLTNWGVAAAGLVATLGLAVGQPPPPSIPNIPILPQSGQQPPPSSSDEHGGGFDGVEFPTRTQLQLKVERDGVLTVEETITVKSGDKLNRRSPLRIKAGDNRDRVFVVRDPRLAGNGSAQATADEFTVSVGEGKSVLRYQVEGAVVDQGDRQEVRWQLAAGWDRKIGLLRATFIAPEMAISVRCNGGPYGTEEPCDHAKTDNGGVTRVDMQNLNANDRVDLAVGLPAGTVPANARFAEPESAGGPFALTAFSGFGLLGLSVLLLGGVALLLVARGRDAKVLATDAGPVDVLVHDSNGVAFASPDGVLPGQIGTVTDERVDPVDITATVLDLAVRNYLWIQQIGDDDWQITRRNPADDSLTGYERAVYDAVAEQGTTVSTLNVDKAKIGEALYADVVEREWFKRRPDRDRSRWLWLGVGLAAVGAALTAVLAVTVGNALLGLAVVLAGIALALGARLMPARTQRGSALLAQVRGLRGYLRSTDPASIPDNDRELVFSRSLPYAVVLGESPRWLEAFGSPDELYWFSGGRNLPGFIAAMDRALAK
- a CDS encoding potassium channel family protein gives rise to the protein MIRRLTASDRLTDRPDHSLVGVIRIPEGTVSPVTAIVRRVIGAVLALVAAVVIVYIDRDGYRDVNGDGLSLLDAIYYATVSLSTTGYGDITPWSPSARLVNVLVITPLRVLFLIVLVGTTLAVLTERSRQAFKIQVWRKKVRDHVVVVGFGTKGRSAVSAVLTDGMKPGQIVIVDTDQNSLDAASALGLVTVHGSGTRSDVLRVAGVDRARAVVVAANRDDSAVLITLTAREMAPKAQIVSAVREAENVHLLRQSGADSVVVSSETAGRLLGMATHTPNVVDMVEDLITPDSGLAIAERDVEPDEVGGSPRHMSEIVLGVVRGKKLYRVDSVEADAIEEGDRLLYVRKVTPPAENEETS
- a CDS encoding neutral zinc metallopeptidase, which translates into the protein MTRPPYGPGYPPPPGFPPPRPVAPPPRALPAPPQFQQRSPYAPAPAMPPRMGPPPGHGFMPPPYRPKSNTGAIVTITLISVLVVVGGFIGFAAAMDGGKSKSKSVADSGYDYSTPTPTTSADGPFTTTTQPTTTTTTTTYGTPTGRSTPTQTRTQTQTTPRGPVPVRKTKDNPLFAGENGTNVVTCNLPRWQSTAAAAQAFFTAAAPCLQNAWAPVMQRANLPFSPPKIVFPQGKRFSTGCGAVTEKDNFAAFYCGPDATIYMPFEGLQTQTNGAKIGAYLAVFAHEYGHHIQALSGSLGAVFDQMYEVGPDSAAGLELQRRKELQAQCLGGMWFAGAWNGKGSITDQVSRDMLADGYTRGDDNNPNSPRDHGKRANYGAWQEQGYRKNRTFQCNTYLAPANSVS
- a CDS encoding M16 family metallopeptidase — encoded protein: MAAPDLHTFTLPNGLRVVLAPDTTSPVVGVSVHYDVGFRSEPEGRTGFAHLFEHLMFQGSESLEKLAHFRHVQSSGGTFNGSTHPDYTDYFEVLPSAALERALFLEADRMRAPKLTQENLRNQIDVVKEEIRLNVLNRPYGGFPWILLPPVLYKTFPNAHNGYGDFTDLEQASLDDCAAFFDTYYAPGNAVLTVAGDFTVEQARDLVERHFGDVPARETAQRPSFAEPPPQGEVRGEHQDPHAPLPALAVGYRMPDPINDLDAYLAHLVLASVLTEGDGSRLQQRMVHKEALVTDINAGAGLFGPFEARDPDTFSITAMYSPEVKVDRVLGALDEELELLAGTAPSEQELAKVTARWVSSLHKEHDRIVSRTLGLGSFQLLYGDAGLVHQLPDRIAAVTPQDVSAAAKLLRPDSRAVLQVFPAGGAE
- the lexA gene encoding transcriptional repressor LexA, encoding MTDLFDHLDAAELPLRQQQILATIQDCVNREGYSPSTREIGDAVGLRSTSTVSKHLAALEDKGYLRRSASVSRPIDVRAFLTESRTGDSGDSVSVPVVGDIAAGVPIAAEQHVDDTLTLPRDLTGRGNVFALRVRGDSMIDAAICDGDMVVIKQQSEAHSGQIVAAMIDEEATVKVYRRRDGHAYLEPRNPAYEVIDGDNATILGVVVSVLRSV
- a CDS encoding neutral zinc metallopeptidase yields the protein MPVAPAWHVDPYRRKSSTGKIVTISLVSVLVVVGGLIGVLAVLGDGKNKSSSVADSGYDYPSSSSTTSPSYTETASATTRQTSSAPTTRSTPTSTRTTTTTSTPSGPKPVLKTKDNPLFAGENGTNTVTCNLPQWRSTPQAAEAFFTAAMPCMEAAWAPVLQRANLPFTRPKIVFPSGKRWESGCGVADSTKEDVAAFYCSPDVTIYMPFEGLQTGVNGNRIGNYLALFAHEYGHHVQAMSGSLKAAHNESYELGPDTAAGLEVQRRKELQAQCFGGMWFAAAWNGKGSITDAVVRDMLADGYTRGDDNNPKAPRNHGKRANYGAWQRHGYEKNRTYQCNTYLAPANSVS